Within the Salvia hispanica cultivar TCC Black 2014 chromosome 4, UniMelb_Shisp_WGS_1.0, whole genome shotgun sequence genome, the region CTCCATACTTCAGTAAATTATTGCTCAAAGCGTAGCCAGCTACCTGTTCATATATTTCAGCAGCTGTATGGTACCTAATTAGAAAAGAAAGCAGTCTcttaatatacaaattaagAGACTACAACGTAATCCgtttaatctaattttatttcatgcaACAGAAAAGTCCAGATTATGTGCCAGGACTGCTTGAAATTAAGTAACTAACCATTACTGAAATACCGCAGGAATCATTAAAACTTACTTCCCTAACTGTGCTGAAAATTCCGCAACCTTTTGCCTGCACTGACTCGACGTAGTGTTAGCTTCCTCGATCTGATAAAGGTCAGCAGCGCGCTCAAAATAAGTTATTGCCTGATCCATATTCTTCTCTTGCTCGCACAAATCACCAATATCCTAAaagatttaaattatgtcaGCCACCATTTACGGGTCTACAACTCTGCGGCCCAAAAGACTCCGTACAATTAAGCACCAGTCTAGAGACATGACAGAGATCGGAAGATGTATTAGGCAagtataatgaaataaaagcaATTATATGACACTCCCATAGGAAAAGGCTGAGTTTCTTTTTTGTCCGTCCTATAGAAATAGTCCACATCCATTTATCGAAagcttttcttcttctctcttactttactagtTACGTATTAAACCCGTGTCAACCCCAATTAGCCTATTTCTATAGGACAAAGGTAGAAGTCCTTCATTCATTTAGTTTACCTTGCAGTACTTTGCAGCCATATTGAGTCGATTTATCTCCAAAAGCAAATTTACTGCTTGGTCTAAACACGATATAGCCTCTGCACAAAATGAGACCAAACTCAGTCCTACAATTCCTCGGCTTCCACACACATTATCAACCACATTAAGCCAAAAACTCAAGAATCTAGAGCAACTTCAACATACACATACGTTTGGGAGAAATTTTCTTGTAGCAATTTGCACTATCGACGTAAGCAGTTGCAGCTTCGTGCTTGCTGTCTGACTGCAACGAGTTATGATACCAAAATCACTTCCCCAGCTCcaacagaaaaataataaattgcaACTAAAACTCACAAACCTTCAAATTACAGCTAGCCAGTTTGATGTAAGCTGAAGCTGCTCTGTCCCCTGAAGAGCAACATAATCGTAAATGCATAAGCATTCAGCTCAATTcgcaaatttttatttcatcccCAATCTATAAATCACCTCAAATTCCTAAGCTGGAAAATAATAATCGGGGCTTTTACTTTAGATTTACGAATTAGATTGAAGAGCTGATCACAAAACTAGCTCCAATTAATGTATATACTGAATTCACCTAATTAGTTTATTCAATTACATAGCCTAAATATCTAAATCTCAAAAATCACATTAACTATACTGTACATGATCGATCTGGCAttgaaaatcatcaaatcGCTCTAAAGAAGATCAAACTGAAGGAATACTCACATGATTTTGAGAGTTTGTAGGAATTGGCTGCTTTTTGATAGAGATCGGCAGCGTCTTCATATTTGGAGCCAAACATGCCCCATcctttaattttcttctcaGCTTTGCGCTCGAATTCCTCGCCTTTAGCAACGTCGTACCCCATTCTTTATCCGATCGGAAAAAAACAAGACGAAGAGGGAAAGCAATCGATGAACCGTGAATTTATTTTCGACATCTTCTTTCACTGAGTCAGCCGGTAATATTCATGTTTTCACTACTTGTCTTATTTACTTGTTAAAGATTTACTTGTTAAAGATTATTTCAtctaatttacttttaattgaATGTCCTTTGATACTTATGGATAATGGTATATATCCTACTTACTTTTGTTTATTAtgtaaatttcattatatattgcTCCGGAGAGTGTTATATTACTAActcaatatttaattgttaattataattaaataatagtagtctttagatatttaaatcaaGGGCTTAAACCATTAGTCTGAAATGTtaatacgataaaaaaaaaaaaagtcaataaggacattaaggtcaatttataataaattagttataattaacttttaaaaaatatcacataacTTTACAACGCATATAaccttttcaatttaaattattttttcgcacaacatatcaaattaaagataatttcatatgGATTCTAATGAGATCcaacttgcatatgttccgatgtcaaaattttttaaaaaaattaaaaaaatttcagtttttcgtacaacaacaaatgtcaataatatataaaatatgtcaatatatgTAGAATGTCATTCTTAAAGCAATGTTTGACATTCTCATAgcattatattgatattttcaaaacactatattgacattttcatccaaaaccttaaactaatagtttttttttttatctttttcaatttaattaataaaaacgaaaattactaGTGGCAAATTTTAGACCACtagatttctaaaatcctatgatcttaaattagttgtagttggTAACTAGAGAGTgaattagcaattgatcactcacCTATCTTACctaggggtgggtaggtacggtataccttaccgaaaccaccataccgtataccttaccgtaaatacggtatgcgaaaaagtcataactttaccttaccaaagttttcggtataccggacttcggtataccttatttttcAGTATGAAGAATttccataccgataccgtacctcattttcgatataccgtaccgaagttcggtataccttacttttgcgATATACCTAACTTTCAATatcaactaaaatagaaaattagagttttcagaatattatttatattttataattttaaaaataaattaaatataatttatttataattatatttatatttcacagtagattttataattttaaaatatataatatattttataccGTAATTTatggtatataccgaatttcggtatgcaccggtataccgcggtatttgaaaattcataccatTACCTTACCGGAAtttttcggtaaggtatcataccgtaccgaaagtcacggtacaaaaattcggtattttcggtattttttcagtacgataaggccggtatttcgacatttcggtattttttccccagccctaatCTTACCTGTGTTATATTTTCGGTCcatcttatttttcatattttgatgtattaaataaattcaccAAATAGATGGGTTTGTTAGAAAAGGGAAGTAGAATCATACCAAATGTGACAGAATATTCATACAGGAAATTGGGGGATTACTTACCTTTTAGAACAAGTATGTTGTTAGGTGTATATTCTCTATTTCTTGTACACTACGATTCATTCCTATATAAAGGATGAATCTCAAATTCTCATTAATACAATACAATCCAGATAATTCAATAGAGTTAAACATGGTATTAAAGTTAGAGTTCGATCTAAACCCACAAAAATTGATCCAATTTTGTTTggaatttagaaaaatttcatcatcattCCAATATCACCCTCTATCCCTCGACCAAAAGTCAACAAAAATCAATTCCAATCCCCAAGCAGCCAAGGCAATGCAACAGACTCGCAACAACATTCGGGAACAGAGCCAATCCCGTTCAAGTATACGATCTCGAGGACATAACCAACAAACCTAGCCAAGGGAACCACTCCCTCGAAGCTTATTAGAATACAAGAAGCAGATGAAAAGGAGAGGATTTACCAATGTTGACTTATCATGCATTGAGTTAAAAGCAAGTTCAACATTTTCAAGTAAAATTGTTAAACATAAAATTCTAGGAGTGGTTAACTAGGGCTTCTCACCAAGAACTTAGATTGCTTTAAGATACATGAATAAGTGACATTATGTAACTCAAACTAAGATGAACAATTCGACTTCACTATCGCTTCTCTGAGCGGTAGTAACAAACAAGTGAAAGTACAACATAAAAGAAATCTTGGTTTAATAGAGGTTTGAGGCGATTAAGTTATTGAATGAAAAGCGAAAATAACTATGATTGTGGACAAACAAGCCACCTTGTTTTAAATGTTTAGATTCCACAAATGATAGGAAATAACTAACTACAAGGACTAGACGAATTGGGCCCACCAATATAGCTAAAGAGGCATATCACTTAACAGTACTCAGAATATGATCTGGTAGGGGATTTCCGAGAGATTTAGGAAAAAGGGTCTCAATTTGCAGGCCTTTCGAAATTTGGGATTAATTTCGTTAACCTTTCGAAATATGGGATCGTGGCATGCAAATTTTTCGGAACAAgggattttcaatttttatatgttttctcttcttatttcatattatttctCTAATCTACTTATTcacaacaattttatttactaaattttgCAAATCAAAATCACCGATCTTCCATATTCTATTTTGCTATCCTCTACGCCACGTTCGCCTCAGCCTCCatcaccaccgccgccgccgccgccaacaCCATCCCCCCTCCCTCCCTATCCGCCTTCGGCCTCGACAAATCCCCCATCGAAGCCCTCCCTTTCTTCCGCTTCTCCTCCCTTCTCAGCTCCCGCTTCAGCCTCGAATGCGCAGTCTGCCTCGCCAAATTCGACGATGCCGGCATCCTTTGCCTCCTCCCCAAATGCATTCATGCCTTCCACATCGGCTGCATCGACCAGTGGCTCGAAACGAACTGCACCTGCCCCCTATGCTGCCTCCACGGCACCACCGACGATCTCTCCGCAAGTCTCCAGTTCCTACAcaatccgccgccgccgccggattCCAATCTCGAGCTCGAGCTCGAGGCAGAGAGAGAGGACGCCGATGCCGGAGAGCATGCCGCCGATGCACAGATTGAACCACAAGATCTTGGTGCTGAAGAGTCGGTGGAGAAACGTGATCTCCTCCGACATAATGCTCCTCAACTCAAGTGAGGAGGAGAGGAAATTAAGGTTTGAATCGGTCTCCCAGAATTCCAACCAGAAGAAATCCATGTCGGGAATCGTGGCTCATCCAAGATTCCATGATTAAAGTAATGGAAATTCGTCGTTTGAAGAAATGAATGTGATGAAGGAGAAAGGTTTGGCTtctggaaaaaaattagtgcaGCGGCGGTGGTGAAAATAAtgagtaaaaaataatcaaaattcttGTGGATTAGAGGGTAATTTGGTCGATTCTTAAATATTGTTAGAAAAGTATTtagaaaaaggaagagaaaatagttaaaattcaaaaatcccttatttcaaaaaattcgCATGCTACGGTCCCATATTTTGAAAGGCCAAcgaaattaatttcaaatttcaaaaggCCTGCGAATTGAAACCTTTTTTCCGAAATATCTCGGGGATTTCCTCGGGTTTCTCCTGGCACTGTATGGCCAATTTGTGCAGCACATGAAGACACCTCCATTGGGTGTTTGATCTTGCTGAAACTCTTAAAATTTGCTAATGTTGCTCTACACTCTTAACTTTGCAAATCCTCTAGATATTTGATATTATGATTGGAATCAACAATTTCCTTCCATAATAATCTTTGATCATTCGCAAACCTTCACCACCATTATAAAAGTAAGGAGGCATTCCTTATTATAATGTACACCGTTAGGGAGGATTGCCGATTGtaacattagtttgatattgtccgctttggatCACCCtcacggatttgtttttggatcACTCtcaaaaggcctcaaactaattggggttgGACAAGAATTATATACATCTTCCAACTTCTCTCACTCATACAATGTGAGATGGGTTTGTACCCAACATCTATAACTCCTAAGCCCCCTTGCTCCTGTGGTTTTTTGACTATTTTCTAGTCAATTAAGTTGCCTCCCTTGTCCCTATCCTTTTATCCCAACAAGAATCGTCTCTGCAGTTGAATAATGCGACTTGCCACTTTCTTCGGCATACAAAAAATGCTAAAATAGCACTTTGGGAGATTCTTCACCTTCGAACATGCTAATCTCTTCTCTACCTTATTGAGAGTTGACTCCCATGTTTGAATTTCTCTCGGGCTAGCACCTTGTTCACTCAATAAATAATCTTAATATCTTTAGATGATCGTAGTTTTAAGGAATAAACATTTGGATGTGACTCCATTGGTTTTCCATAGAAGACGCTCAAATATTAACTAATGctattataatcataaatagtaagGTCATGCTTTCTTGCATAGGTGAAGCCAGAATATTGGTATTCAGAGGCCCAAATAATCGTTAATAATTGGGGGTCTTTTTTTTACAGTggatatattgaaaataataaaaagttaaatttagTTTAAGAATTAAGAcgaaaacaacaaataataatcctTCCTCTCAAAGGAGTCGAGGTAATTGAGGCATTCCTTTTGGTCATGagatataagaaattaatgtat harbors:
- the LOC125221045 gene encoding E3 ubiquitin-protein ligase ATL42-like, which codes for MQQTRNNIREQSQSRSTSITTAAAAANTIPPPSLSAFGLDKSPIEALPFFRFSSLLSSRFSLECAVCLAKFDDAGILCLLPKCIHAFHIGCIDQWLETNCTCPLCCLHGTTDDLSASLQFLHNPPPPPDSNLELELEAEREDADAGEHAADAQIEPQDLGAEESVEKRDLLRHNAPQLK
- the LOC125219130 gene encoding alpha-soluble NSF attachment protein-like, encoding MGYDVAKGEEFERKAEKKIKGWGMFGSKYEDAADLYQKAANSYKLSKSWDRAASAYIKLASCNLKSDSKHEAATAYVDSANCYKKISPKQAISCLDQAVNLLLEINRLNMAAKYCKDIGDLCEQEKNMDQAITYFERAADLYQIEEANTTSSQCRQKVAEFSAQLGKYHTAAEIYEQVAGYALSNNLLKYGARGHLLNAGICQLCKGDIVAINNALERYQDLDPTFSRTRECRLLSNLAVAFDEEDAAKFTIAVKEFDSITKLDSWKTTLLLRVKEHIKEKELEEDDLT